A portion of the Blautia hansenii DSM 20583 genome contains these proteins:
- the hpt gene encoding hypoxanthine phosphoribosyltransferase, which translates to MSEKIRVLLSEEEVGKKIREIGEQISKDYEGKTVHLICVLKGGVFFTCELAKRITVPVTMDFMSVSSYGDETSSSGVVRIVKDLDETIEGKDVLVVEDIIDSGRTLSHLLEILKQRKPNSLRLCTLLDKPERRVKNVDVDYVCFNIPDEFVVGYGLDYAQKYRNLPYIGVVELS; encoded by the coding sequence ATGAGTGAAAAAATTCGTGTATTATTAAGCGAAGAAGAAGTGGGCAAAAAAATTCGTGAAATCGGAGAACAAATCAGTAAAGACTATGAAGGAAAGACCGTACATTTAATCTGCGTGTTAAAGGGCGGCGTGTTCTTTACATGTGAACTGGCAAAGCGAATTACAGTTCCGGTTACCATGGATTTTATGTCTGTTTCAAGCTATGGAGACGAAACAAGCTCAAGCGGAGTAGTTCGTATTGTAAAGGATTTAGATGAAACAATAGAAGGAAAAGATGTTCTGGTTGTAGAGGATATTATCGACTCAGGAAGAACCTTGAGCCACCTTCTGGAAATCTTAAAACAGAGAAAGCCAAACAGCCTTCGTCTTTGTACCCTGCTGGATAAACCGGAACGCAGAGTAAAAAATGTAGATGTAGATTATGTATGCTTTAATATTCCGGACGAATTTGTAGTGGGATACGGACTGGATTATGCTCAGAAATACAGAAATCTTCCATATATTGGAGTGGTTGAGCTTTCATAA
- the ftsH gene encoding ATP-dependent zinc metalloprotease FtsH, producing the protein MNKQARSWITPLLLLLLVLCVGSVIIRQTTQNSSYTMEEFQQAVKDEQITEAFIQPNEEVPTGEVTIRLRDGKEEHFYALNLEEVQDILMEGGVHNVRVGQVPRDNTWMSSLIPLLLTGFMLFFVISMMNRQMSGGSNAKMMNFGKSRAKMSTDTDRKVTFKDVAGLHEEKEELEEIVDFLKEPQKYVKVGARIPKGVLLVGPPGTGKTLLAKAVAGEAGVPFFSISGSDFVEMFVGVGASRVRDLFEEAKKNAPCIIFIDEIDAVARRRGTGMGGGHDEREQTLNQLLVEMDGFGVNEGIIVMSATNRVDILDPAILRPGRFDRKVGVGRPDVKGREEILKVHAAKKPLGEDVDLEEIARTTAGYTGADLENLMNEAAILTAKDGRFFINQKDVRQAFIKTGIGAEKKSRVISDKEKKITAYHEAGHAILFHVLPEMEPVHTISIIPTGMGAAGYTMPLPGKDEMFNSKNKMLEHIVVSLGGRVAEEMIFGDVTTGASQDIKQATQTARAMVTQYGMSDKVGMINYGSDDDEVFIGRDLAHTRNYAEQTAALIDSEVKRIIDEAYEKAKTIISEHEDVLHKCAELLIEKEKINQNEFEALFA; encoded by the coding sequence GTGAATAAGCAGGCAAGAAGCTGGATAACACCACTGTTGCTCCTGCTGTTAGTGCTGTGCGTGGGAAGCGTGATTATTCGCCAGACAACGCAGAATTCCAGCTATACAATGGAAGAATTTCAGCAGGCAGTAAAGGATGAGCAGATTACAGAGGCTTTTATTCAGCCCAATGAGGAAGTTCCCACCGGTGAGGTGACAATACGCTTAAGAGATGGCAAGGAAGAACATTTCTATGCTCTTAATTTAGAAGAAGTACAGGATATCCTTATGGAAGGCGGAGTCCACAATGTAAGAGTCGGGCAAGTGCCAAGAGACAATACATGGATGTCCTCACTCATTCCCTTATTGCTGACAGGATTTATGCTGTTCTTTGTAATCAGCATGATGAACCGTCAGATGTCAGGAGGCAGCAATGCCAAAATGATGAATTTTGGGAAAAGCAGAGCAAAAATGTCTACGGACACAGACCGAAAAGTGACGTTTAAAGATGTAGCAGGCTTGCATGAAGAAAAGGAAGAACTGGAGGAAATCGTAGATTTCTTAAAAGAGCCTCAGAAATATGTAAAGGTGGGCGCCAGAATTCCAAAAGGTGTACTCCTTGTAGGCCCTCCGGGAACAGGTAAAACCCTTTTGGCAAAGGCAGTAGCCGGAGAAGCAGGCGTTCCTTTCTTTTCGATTTCAGGTTCTGATTTTGTTGAAATGTTTGTAGGTGTGGGCGCTTCCCGTGTAAGAGATTTATTTGAAGAAGCAAAGAAAAATGCACCGTGTATTATCTTTATCGATGAAATCGATGCTGTGGCAAGACGCAGAGGAACAGGAATGGGCGGCGGACATGACGAAAGAGAACAGACCTTGAACCAGCTTCTGGTAGAGATGGACGGATTTGGTGTCAATGAAGGCATTATTGTTATGTCCGCTACAAACCGTGTAGATATTTTAGACCCGGCTATTCTTCGTCCGGGACGCTTTGACAGAAAAGTCGGAGTGGGAAGACCTGACGTAAAGGGCAGAGAGGAAATCCTGAAAGTGCATGCGGCAAAGAAGCCTTTAGGGGAAGACGTAGATTTAGAGGAAATTGCGAGAACAACCGCAGGCTATACAGGCGCTGATTTAGAGAATTTAATGAATGAAGCTGCAATTTTGACAGCAAAGGACGGCAGATTTTTCATCAATCAGAAAGACGTTCGTCAGGCATTTATTAAAACCGGCATTGGTGCAGAGAAGAAAAGCCGTGTGATTTCTGATAAAGAAAAGAAAATTACCGCTTACCATGAAGCAGGGCACGCAATTTTATTCCACGTTCTGCCGGAAATGGAGCCTGTGCATACGATTTCCATTATTCCTACGGGAATGGGAGCAGCCGGCTATACCATGCCCCTTCCGGGAAAAGACGAAATGTTCAACAGCAAGAATAAAATGCTGGAGCATATTGTAGTTTCTCTTGGCGGCAGAGTGGCGGAAGAAATGATTTTCGGTGATGTGACAACAGGAGCATCTCAGGATATTAAGCAGGCAACACAGACGGCAAGGGCTATGGTAACACAGTACGGTATGTCTGACAAAGTCGGTATGATTAACTATGGAAGCGACGACGATGAGGTATTTATCGGCAGAGACTTGGCGCATACCAGAAATTATGCAGAGCAGACAGCAGCGCTGATTGACAGCGAAGTAAAACGTATTATCGATGAAGCTTACGAAAAAGCGAAAACAATTATTTCAGAGCATGAAGACGTACTTCATAAGTGTGCGGAGCTTTTGATTGAGAAAGAAAAAATCAACCAAAACGAGTTTGAAGCTTTGTTTGCATAA
- a CDS encoding glycoside hydrolase family 13 protein produces the protein MDYEHLADTRRIQEYVTNMRPAFNKRAVFSDETENYRTPAEPEPGDVVNIRIRTKSNNVDFVYLVAGNLRQRMKLLDTKDGFDYYGTDIKLGAQSIRYFFEVISGKIQCYYNKMGITKEIDEHYSFGIVPGFHTPEWAKGAVMYQIFVDRFCNGDASNDVVSNEYCYIDEKVQRIEDWNCPPRAMDVRDFYGGDLQGVMDKLDYLQDLGVDVIYFNPIFVSPSNHKYDIQDYDYIDPHYGKIVNDGGEVLQDWDKENAHASKYIQRVTAKENLEASNAFFARLVEEIHKRGMRVILDGVFNHCGSFNKWLDKERIYENQNGYEKGAYVATDSPYRSFFRFHGAQSNEYDGWWGHDTLPKLNYEESPKLYEYIMRVARKWVSPPYNVDGWRLDVAADLGHSEEYNHKFWRDFRKNVKEANPNAIILAEHYGDAKSWLMGDQWDTVMNYDAFMEPITWFLTGMEKHSDEYREGMLGNSDSFIGAMNYHGASFHAPSLYTAMNELSNHDHSRFLTRTNHVVGRVRELGSEAAERNVNKAVFREAVVMQMTWPGAPTIYYGDEAGVCGFTDPDNRRTYPWGREDKELIQFHKDMIRIHKENPSLIKGSFKFIANDYQQLVYGRFTEKEKIMVVINNSNETKNMEISVWELGISRTKIQKFKQLMVTGDFGYSLVKKIHECKAGVLHLEVPSHGAIIVRGILEG, from the coding sequence ATGGATTACGAACACTTGGCAGATACAAGAAGAATTCAGGAATATGTGACCAATATGCGGCCTGCTTTTAATAAACGTGCAGTTTTTAGTGATGAGACAGAAAATTACAGAACGCCGGCAGAACCGGAACCGGGAGATGTAGTAAACATCAGAATTCGAACAAAAAGCAATAATGTGGATTTCGTATATCTGGTAGCGGGAAATCTTCGCCAGAGAATGAAATTATTAGATACAAAGGATGGATTTGATTATTACGGGACAGATATTAAATTGGGAGCGCAGTCCATCCGCTATTTTTTTGAAGTTATTTCCGGAAAAATTCAATGCTATTACAATAAAATGGGTATTACAAAAGAGATTGACGAGCATTATTCCTTTGGAATAGTGCCGGGCTTTCATACCCCTGAATGGGCAAAGGGAGCGGTAATGTACCAGATTTTTGTGGACCGTTTTTGCAATGGAGATGCTTCCAATGATGTAGTAAGCAACGAATACTGTTATATTGATGAAAAGGTGCAGAGGATAGAGGACTGGAACTGTCCGCCCAGAGCCATGGATGTAAGAGATTTTTATGGCGGAGATTTACAGGGAGTTATGGATAAATTGGACTACCTGCAGGATTTAGGTGTTGATGTTATATATTTTAACCCTATATTTGTATCACCTTCCAACCATAAGTATGATATTCAGGATTATGATTATATTGACCCACATTATGGGAAAATTGTAAATGATGGAGGAGAAGTTCTTCAGGACTGGGACAAAGAAAATGCTCATGCATCGAAGTATATTCAACGTGTTACTGCAAAGGAAAATCTGGAAGCCAGCAATGCTTTTTTCGCAAGATTAGTAGAAGAAATTCATAAAAGAGGGATGCGCGTTATTTTGGATGGTGTGTTTAATCATTGTGGTTCTTTTAATAAGTGGCTGGATAAAGAGAGAATATATGAAAATCAGAATGGTTACGAGAAGGGAGCTTATGTGGCGACAGACAGTCCATATCGAAGCTTTTTTCGTTTTCATGGTGCTCAGAGTAATGAATATGATGGATGGTGGGGACATGATACGCTTCCAAAGTTAAATTATGAGGAATCACCTAAACTTTACGAATATATTATGCGTGTGGCAAGAAAGTGGGTATCACCGCCTTATAATGTAGATGGATGGCGTCTTGATGTTGCTGCGGATCTGGGGCACAGTGAGGAGTATAACCATAAATTTTGGCGAGACTTTAGAAAAAACGTAAAAGAAGCAAATCCTAATGCGATTATTTTGGCAGAGCACTATGGAGATGCAAAATCATGGCTTATGGGAGATCAATGGGATACGGTGATGAATTATGATGCTTTTATGGAACCTATTACTTGGTTTCTTACAGGGATGGAGAAGCATAGTGATGAATATCGAGAAGGTATGCTTGGGAACAGTGATAGCTTTATAGGAGCAATGAATTATCATGGAGCTAGTTTCCATGCACCGTCATTATACACGGCTATGAATGAGCTTTCTAATCATGATCATTCTCGTTTTCTTACAAGAACTAATCATGTAGTAGGACGTGTAAGAGAATTAGGCAGCGAGGCAGCAGAGCGAAATGTGAATAAAGCAGTTTTTCGAGAAGCTGTAGTTATGCAGATGACATGGCCGGGGGCACCTACAATTTATTATGGTGATGAGGCAGGAGTCTGTGGCTTTACAGATCCTGATAACAGACGTACTTATCCTTGGGGGAGAGAAGACAAAGAGCTTATTCAATTCCACAAAGATATGATAAGAATTCATAAGGAAAATCCTTCTTTGATTAAAGGTTCTTTCAAATTTATTGCAAATGATTATCAGCAGCTTGTTTATGGAAGATTTACAGAAAAAGAGAAAATAATGGTTGTTATTAATAATAGTAACGAAACAAAAAATATGGAAATTTCTGTGTGGGAACTGGGAATTTCCAGAACGAAGATACAGAAGTTTAAACAGTTGATGGTAACAGGAGATTTCGGATATAGTCTGGTGAAGAAAATACATGAATGCAAGGCAGGAGTTCTTCATTTGGAAGTGCCGTCACATGGAGCAATTATTGTGAGAGGAATTTTGGAAGGATAG
- a CDS encoding TetR/AcrR family transcriptional regulator: protein METKEFTKNCIMEALLQLMHIKNYNDITITDITKRAGVSRMSYYRHYKSKDDILLDYMYRILKEYVEDLKDPAFSSNFQTYEHILSSMKYLQKYKDYVLCITKANRSQILLYGLDLYMLEVTQTQNTSSLERYELYYYSGALYNIFMHWLQEDMKEDAEVIASLIYNHVKEHRFCELHKKEEKITK from the coding sequence ATGGAAACAAAAGAATTCACCAAAAACTGTATAATGGAAGCATTACTTCAGCTTATGCATATAAAAAATTATAACGATATTACCATTACCGATATTACAAAACGCGCTGGTGTTTCCCGTATGTCCTACTATCGTCACTATAAGTCAAAGGATGATATTCTGCTGGACTATATGTATCGAATTTTAAAAGAATATGTGGAAGACTTAAAAGATCCTGCTTTTTCTTCCAATTTTCAAACTTATGAACATATTCTCAGCAGTATGAAATATCTCCAGAAATATAAAGACTATGTTCTTTGCATTACAAAGGCAAACCGCTCTCAAATTCTCCTCTATGGGTTGGATTTATATATGTTGGAAGTTACACAGACACAAAATACTTCTTCTTTAGAAAGATATGAACTGTACTACTATTCCGGCGCCTTGTACAATATCTTTATGCACTGGTTACAGGAAGACATGAAAGAAGACGCAGAAGTAATTGCATCTTTAATTTATAACCATGTTAAAGAGCACCGATTTTGTGAACTTCACAAAAAAGAAGAAAAAATCACAAAATGA
- a CDS encoding SpoIIE family protein phosphatase, which translates to MQEWMIAMLVISVLLILRDMAKTIFSEMKKSAATLAYEQHPQKEKMQRYAESFQKLANSFYGMPYRKDYLSSTEIDEMIQEVQEGLCKRCHFNQVCWKQNSVQSYQRIYSLLRIMEEDDEEKFRKAKADLTGVCISQGKLVQELQRIMDRERQNLIWNNKLLENRVAVAEQLGEMAELMKVLSRDLFDMVEADVQFREEFARRLKKRHIQVRNVWYLEQPDGKLRYYAELRAKGKGCVPAGEAAAVLSKMCQTRMTPKESGKTLINREFSVLGFAEEVNFKMLYGAVKITKDKETISGDNYTCTTEDNGQFFMCLSDGMGSGLEACQESESIVDTLEQLVEAGFTGETAARMVNSVLNLKTKNGRFSTVDISMVDLYSGMCHFLKAGAATTFIKRDHWVEAISSTSLALGLVQQADFESSTKKLYEGDFLIMVTDGVLDALPEGQAEEIMKEIILQTNASAAQELGRGILERVLTYSGYCATDDMTVLAAGLWRN; encoded by the coding sequence ATGCAGGAATGGATGATTGCCATGCTCGTAATCAGCGTACTGCTTATATTACGTGACATGGCAAAAACTATTTTTTCAGAGATGAAAAAAAGTGCGGCAACTTTGGCTTACGAACAGCACCCACAAAAAGAAAAAATGCAGCGCTACGCAGAATCCTTTCAGAAACTGGCAAACAGTTTTTACGGCATGCCTTACAGGAAGGATTATCTTTCCAGCACGGAGATTGACGAGATGATACAGGAAGTACAGGAAGGGCTGTGCAAAAGATGTCATTTTAATCAGGTATGCTGGAAACAGAATTCCGTTCAGTCCTATCAGAGAATTTACAGCCTTCTGCGCATCATGGAGGAAGATGACGAGGAAAAATTCAGAAAGGCAAAAGCTGATTTGACAGGGGTTTGCATAAGTCAGGGAAAGCTGGTGCAGGAATTACAAAGGATAATGGACAGAGAACGACAGAATTTGATATGGAATAATAAGCTTCTGGAAAATCGGGTAGCCGTGGCAGAGCAGTTGGGGGAGATGGCGGAGCTTATGAAAGTGCTGTCACGGGATTTATTCGACATGGTAGAGGCAGATGTTCAATTTCGCGAGGAATTTGCCAGAAGGCTGAAGAAACGACACATACAGGTTCGGAATGTATGGTATTTAGAGCAGCCGGACGGAAAGCTTCGGTATTACGCAGAGCTTCGGGCAAAGGGAAAAGGCTGTGTGCCGGCAGGAGAAGCGGCGGCAGTTCTTTCCAAAATGTGCCAAACCCGCATGACGCCAAAGGAGTCGGGGAAAACATTGATTAACAGGGAATTTTCTGTTTTGGGGTTTGCAGAAGAAGTGAATTTTAAAATGCTTTACGGAGCAGTGAAAATAACCAAGGATAAGGAAACTATTTCAGGGGATAATTACACCTGTACCACAGAGGATAACGGACAGTTTTTTATGTGTCTTTCAGATGGTATGGGCTCAGGACTTGAGGCGTGTCAGGAAAGCGAGAGCATTGTAGATACCTTAGAGCAGCTTGTGGAGGCAGGATTTACAGGAGAAACAGCGGCAAGAATGGTCAACTCTGTTTTAAATCTAAAGACGAAAAATGGAAGGTTTTCTACTGTGGATATTTCTATGGTGGATTTGTATTCGGGAATGTGCCATTTTTTAAAAGCCGGAGCAGCCACCACATTTATAAAGAGAGACCACTGGGTAGAAGCGATTTCATCCACCAGCCTTGCACTTGGATTGGTGCAGCAGGCTGACTTTGAGTCTTCTACCAAAAAGCTTTATGAAGGGGATTTTCTGATTATGGTCACAGACGGCGTGCTGGATGCCTTGCCGGAGGGACAAGCGGAAGAAATTATGAAAGAGATTATTTTACAGACTAATGCCAGTGCAGCACAGGAGCTGGGACGAGGAATTTTGGAAAGAGTGCTTACATACAGCGGCTATTGTGCGACGGACGATATGACTGTGCTGGCAGCGGGATTATGGAGGAATTAA
- the tilS gene encoding tRNA lysidine(34) synthetase TilS, which translates to MRTEEKVFFCIEKYQMIPKNSHVIVGLSGGADSVCLLKLLKEYKKQQEFQLYAVHVNHHIRGEEAVRDEEFSKAVCKKLEVPFTVFHYDVPQIAKEEKLSLEEAGRNVRREAFEKVMKNIKVSGRKMIALAHHENDNAETVLHNLMRGSGAAGLGGIRPVSGEKDSYIRPLLFVKRAEIEKYLKGQGISWVTDSTNEETEYTRNKIRHQIIPVMEEINPQAVSCIGRAAENMWKIEEYLQEQTDILYRKYVKKTGDTFCIAKECFSEKEIMQSYLIMRVLEQASKGKKNITATHIEAVRRLFKGRTGASVSLAWGLTANQVYGDVHIQSRKEEENGIYTLEWETFPYEKQQIPEKTYTKWFDYDKIRNSLSVRHRLQGDYLVVNQEGGRKKLKDYLIDCKIPRQERDKLTLLTDGSHILWVVGYRISEHYKVTSQTKQILKVQVKGVEENE; encoded by the coding sequence ATGAGAACAGAAGAAAAAGTGTTTTTCTGTATAGAAAAATATCAGATGATACCAAAAAACAGCCATGTAATTGTGGGACTTTCAGGCGGGGCAGACTCCGTGTGTCTGTTAAAGCTTTTGAAGGAATATAAAAAGCAGCAGGAATTTCAGCTCTATGCAGTACATGTAAATCATCACATCAGAGGGGAAGAGGCAGTGCGTGATGAGGAGTTTTCAAAAGCAGTGTGCAAAAAGCTGGAAGTTCCGTTTACGGTTTTTCATTATGATGTACCGCAGATTGCAAAAGAAGAAAAGCTTTCATTGGAAGAAGCTGGGAGAAATGTTCGAAGGGAAGCTTTTGAAAAAGTAATGAAGAACATCAAGGTATCGGGAAGAAAAATGATTGCTTTGGCTCATCATGAAAACGACAACGCAGAAACAGTGCTGCACAATCTTATGAGGGGAAGCGGTGCGGCAGGACTGGGGGGAATACGCCCTGTGTCAGGGGAGAAGGACTCTTATATTCGCCCTTTGTTGTTTGTGAAACGGGCAGAGATTGAGAAATATTTAAAGGGGCAGGGGATTTCATGGGTAACTGACAGCACCAACGAAGAAACAGAGTATACAAGAAATAAAATCCGTCATCAGATAATTCCCGTCATGGAGGAAATTAATCCGCAGGCTGTTTCCTGTATCGGCAGAGCAGCAGAAAATATGTGGAAAATAGAAGAATATCTTCAAGAGCAAACAGATATACTTTATAGAAAGTATGTAAAAAAGACGGGAGATACCTTCTGCATTGCAAAAGAATGTTTTTCAGAAAAAGAAATTATGCAGTCGTATTTGATTATGCGTGTCTTGGAGCAGGCGTCCAAGGGGAAAAAGAATATAACTGCAACACATATAGAAGCAGTGAGAAGGCTTTTTAAAGGAAGGACAGGAGCTTCGGTATCTCTTGCATGGGGGCTGACAGCCAATCAGGTGTATGGAGATGTTCATATTCAGAGCAGGAAAGAGGAAGAAAACGGAATATATACGCTGGAATGGGAGACATTCCCTTATGAAAAACAGCAAATTCCGGAAAAAACATATACGAAATGGTTTGATTATGATAAAATAAGGAATAGTCTCAGCGTTCGCCACCGTTTGCAGGGAGATTATCTTGTGGTAAATCAAGAGGGCGGACGAAAAAAATTAAAGGACTATCTGATTGACTGTAAAATTCCAAGACAGGAGAGAGATAAGCTGACTCTTTTAACAGACGGCTCTCATATCCTGTGGGTTGTGGGATATCGTATCAGTGAACATTATAAAGTTACCAGTCAGACAAAACAAATATTAAAAGTACAGGTAAAAGGAGTAGAGGAAAATGAGTGA
- a CDS encoding DegV family protein — translation MKFGIVTDSSCDLPESYTMKEDVTVVSFYVSFDGENYLKEGKEAGITEFYQKMADNPDCYPKTSMPSVQDYIDAFLPLVKQGLPVLCICLTKNFSGSMQAAVNAKEEVEEEFPQAKIEVVNSQLVTALQGLFVKEAVKLRNQDVDLETAVEALKKIRHTGQIFFTTKDLKYLEHGGRIGKAACLAGSMLNIKPILRFCDAELGSTELCRGRKKSLHKIIEKFVDYVEKEKIDLNEYTLVTGVGLMVPEFETFQEDLRKSLKEKGYHVETWETMQIGATIGVHTGPYPMGLGILKKCEI, via the coding sequence ATGAAATTTGGAATTGTTACAGACAGCTCCTGTGATTTACCGGAGAGCTATACAATGAAAGAAGACGTTACGGTAGTATCTTTTTATGTTTCTTTTGACGGAGAAAATTATTTAAAAGAGGGGAAAGAAGCAGGAATTACAGAATTTTATCAGAAGATGGCAGATAATCCTGATTGCTATCCCAAAACATCCATGCCCTCTGTACAGGATTATATAGATGCATTTCTTCCTCTGGTGAAACAAGGGTTGCCGGTTCTCTGTATATGCCTTACCAAGAATTTCAGTGGTTCTATGCAGGCGGCAGTTAATGCAAAAGAAGAAGTTGAAGAGGAATTTCCACAGGCTAAAATAGAAGTGGTAAATTCTCAGCTTGTTACAGCACTGCAGGGACTTTTTGTTAAAGAAGCAGTGAAACTGAGAAATCAGGATGTGGATTTGGAGACAGCAGTGGAAGCTTTGAAAAAAATCAGACACACAGGACAAATCTTTTTCACCACAAAGGACTTGAAATATTTGGAACATGGGGGAAGAATAGGAAAAGCAGCCTGTCTTGCAGGAAGTATGCTGAATATCAAACCAATTCTCCGTTTCTGTGATGCAGAGCTGGGGTCTACAGAGCTTTGTAGAGGGAGAAAAAAATCTCTCCATAAAATTATTGAAAAGTTTGTAGATTATGTAGAAAAAGAAAAAATAGATTTGAATGAATACACCCTTGTTACAGGAGTGGGATTAATGGTACCTGAGTTTGAAACCTTTCAGGAAGACTTGAGAAAAAGTTTAAAAGAGAAAGGATACCATGTTGAAACATGGGAAACAATGCAAATCGGAGCAACGATTGGTGTACATACAGGCCCTTATCCTATGGGACTGGGAATTTTGAAAAAATGTGAAATCTAA
- a CDS encoding uracil-xanthine permease family protein, translating to MQKKQNYSSPYKLEGKIPLGQAILYGLQHVMAMFVGNLTPVLLITGACALDGGLQLQIIQNAMLMAGVITLLQLFTIGPVGAKLPIVMGTSSGFIGVCSGIAATMGQGIVTYGAIIFASFIGGLFETVLGFFLKPLRRFFPALVTGTVVMAIGLSLISVGINSFGGGNNNGDFGSLPNLFVGTVVLVTIILLKHFTKGVTSTASILIGIIVGYIVCGIMGIILPTTYQYVDPATQETVTKTCSWVLDFSKVSNASWFAVPAFMPFGFSKDMIDLRAIIPIVIMFIVTAVETVGDTSAITEGGLGREATDKELSGSVICDGLGSSIASFFGVLPNTSFSQNVGLIAMTKIVNLFAISTGAIFLVLCGLFPKLAAIIQMMPQSVLGGAAVMMFASIVVSGIQLVTKDGVSNRTVTIVSVALGLGYGLGANAGILANLPQFVELIFGGSGIVPAAIIAMILNIAIPQDKETA from the coding sequence ATGCAAAAGAAACAAAATTATTCCAGCCCTTACAAGCTGGAAGGAAAAATCCCTCTTGGTCAGGCTATCTTGTATGGTCTACAACATGTCATGGCCATGTTTGTGGGAAATTTAACACCTGTTCTGTTAATCACCGGTGCATGTGCCCTGGACGGAGGACTTCAGCTTCAAATCATTCAAAATGCAATGCTGATGGCAGGGGTTATTACATTGTTACAGCTCTTTACGATTGGACCTGTGGGGGCAAAGCTTCCTATCGTAATGGGAACAAGTTCTGGTTTCATCGGAGTATGCAGTGGTATAGCAGCTACTATGGGACAGGGAATTGTAACATACGGTGCAATTATTTTTGCCAGTTTTATTGGTGGATTATTTGAAACAGTATTAGGATTTTTTCTCAAACCCCTTCGCCGCTTCTTTCCTGCACTGGTTACAGGAACTGTAGTAATGGCAATCGGACTTTCTTTAATTTCTGTTGGAATTAACTCCTTTGGAGGAGGAAATAACAATGGTGATTTTGGTTCTCTTCCCAACCTTTTTGTTGGAACCGTAGTTCTTGTAACAATTATTCTGTTAAAGCATTTTACAAAAGGTGTTACCAGTACAGCATCTATTTTAATCGGAATTATTGTAGGTTATATTGTTTGTGGAATTATGGGAATAATTTTACCCACAACTTATCAGTATGTTGATCCAGCAACACAGGAAACTGTTACAAAAACGTGTTCCTGGGTTCTTGATTTTTCAAAAGTGAGCAATGCCAGCTGGTTTGCCGTCCCTGCGTTTATGCCTTTTGGGTTCAGCAAGGATATGATTGACCTTCGTGCCATTATTCCGATTGTAATTATGTTTATTGTAACGGCTGTGGAAACAGTTGGGGACACTTCTGCTATTACAGAAGGTGGTCTTGGAAGAGAGGCAACAGATAAAGAGCTGTCAGGCTCTGTTATCTGTGACGGTCTTGGTTCTTCTATTGCTTCATTCTTCGGTGTACTTCCTAATACATCCTTCAGCCAGAATGTAGGATTGATTGCCATGACAAAAATTGTCAATTTATTTGCAATTTCAACCGGAGCTATTTTTCTGGTACTTTGCGGATTATTTCCGAAATTAGCAGCAATTATACAGATGATGCCACAGAGTGTTCTGGGCGGTGCCGCTGTTATGATGTTTGCCTCTATTGTTGTCAGTGGAATTCAACTTGTAACTAAAGATGGTGTCAGCAATCGTACCGTAACGATTGTATCTGTAGCCTTAGGTCTTGGATACGGTCTCGGAGCAAATGCCGGAATACTCGCTAATCTGCCTCAATTTGTAGAATTGATTTTTGGCGGTTCAGGAATTGTTCCTGCAGCAATTATTGCTATGATTTTAAATATTGCAATTCCACAAGATAAAGAAACTGCATAA